In the Paraburkholderia acidisoli genome, GATGCAGGGCGTGGCGCGCGACGAAGCCAAACGGCGCGCGCGCGAGGCGCTGCAGCTGGTGCAGCTCGTGGGTCACGAGAGCAAACTGCCCGGCCAGCTCTCGGGCGGCCAGCAGCAGCGCGTGGCCATTGCGCGCGCGATCGTCATCGAGCCGCCGCTCGTGCTGATGGACGAACCGCTCTCCAATCTCGACACGAAACTGCGCATTGAAATGCGCGCGGAAATCCGCCGCATTCACGGCCGCCTCGAACGCGCCACGATCTACGTCACGCACGACCAGGACGAGGCGCTTTCCATGGCCGATCGCATCGTGGTGATGAAAGAGGGCGTGGTGCAGCAGGTCGCCACGCCGAAGGAAGTCTATAGCCGCCCGTCGAATTTGCACGTGGCGCGCTTCATGGGCTATCGCAATGTCCTGCCGTTCGCGCTCACCGGCGAGCAGGGCGAGCATGTCGCGATGTCCGCGTCGGGCATTACGCTCACCGGCGTGCCGATGGGCGAAGTCGCCCGCGCGGGCGCAAACGAGATCGCCGTGGCCATGCGTCCCGAAGATTTCGAACGCGCGAATGCTGGCGACGCCAATGCGTTCGACGTGGAAGTCGAGCTGGTCGAATACGGCGGCCGCGACTCGCTGCTGCTCGCGAACGCGCCGTTCGGCAAGCTGTGGGCGCGCGTGGAGGGTGAGTTCGAAGCGGGCGAGCGCGCCACCTTGCGCGTGGCGCCTTCGCGCGTGCTGGCTTATGCGGCGCCGGCCTCGGAGCGGGCGTCATGAGCGCCGTCGTCTCCGCGCTGAAGGCGCCGCGCGACGCCCGCGGCTGGCTCGTCACGCCCGCGCTCGGCTTTATCGTCGCGATGTTTTTGTATCCGTTCGCCTACGGTCTCATGCTCTCGTTCAAGCCGATGAACGGCGGCGGCGTGTTCGCGAACTACCTGCAATTCTTCACCGACCGGTCGATGTGGCCCACGGTGTTCGTCACGCTCAAGCTCGCGGTGCCGGCCACCGTCATCAACGTGGGGCTCTCGCTGCCGGTGGCGTTCGCGCTGCGCCGCAAGTCGCCGTATCAGAAGCTCGTGACCACGCTGCTCGTGATTCCCGTCACGCTCGGCACCGTGCTGATCGCGGACGGCATGCTGAGCTACTTCGGCCCGAACGGCTGGTTTCCGCAGGCGCTGCACGCGCTGCATCTGTACACGAACGAAGAGATCCGCCTCACGCACAACTACTGGGGCGTGCTGATTTCGCTGATCGTCTCGGGGTTTCCGTTCGCGTTCCTGCTGGTGCTCTCGTACGTCACGGGCATCGATCCCACGCTCGCGCGCGCGGCCGCCACGCTCGGCGCGGGGCCGTGGCAGCAGTTCCGGCAGATCTATCTGCCGCTGCTCGCGCCGGGTCTCACGATGGCCGCGTGCCTCTCGTTCGTGCAGGCGTATTCGGTGTTTCCTTCGGCCGTGCTGCTCGGCGCGCCCGCCGGTCCCACGCGCGTGATTTCGATCGCGGCGTCGGAGGCGGCGTTCGAGAGCTACGACTACGCGCTCGCCTCGACCATCGCCATCGTCATGGGCTTCGTGCAGCTCGTCGTGGTGGCCGCGATGCTGGGCGCGAGGCGCTTTTTCTACTCGGGCCCGGTGAGCGGAGGAAAAGGCTGATGACCGCACAGCAACGCAATGCATCATCGGGCCTGGCTCACGACGACGCGAGCAACGAAGGCGCGAGCAACGCGCACGCGACGAACGCGCCGCGAGCGAAACCCGATGCGCGCCTGCCCGACCTGATCTGGAAAGTGCTCGTCTGGGGCGGCGTGGTGTTCTTCCTGCTCAACGTGCTGCTGCTGATCGCCACGGTCGGCGTGAATTCCATCGCCACGCGCTGGTTCGGCACGCCGCTGCCGCAAGGTTTCACGCTGCACTGGTATGCGCAGGCGTGGCGCGACTTTCAGTTGGGCAGCGTGCTGTGGGTGACGTTCGAAGTGGTGGGCGCGGTCGTGCTGCTGTCCATTCTGCTCGGCGTGCCCGCGGCGTACGCGCTCGCGCGCGCGCAGTTTCCGGGCAAGCGCCTCGCCATGCTCGTGTTCCTGCTGCCGTTGATGGTGCCGCCCGTGACCTACGGCATTCCCATGGCCACGGCCATGTATCACTTCGGTCTCGCGGGCACGCTGCCCGGCGTGATCCTCGCGAACCTCGTGCCGGCGCTGCCGTTCGTGATTCTCGTGATGACGCCGTTCATCGAGCAGATCGATCCGAACCTGGAGTCGGCGGCGCGCATTTTCGGCGCGAACACGCTGCGCTATTTCCGCTACGTCCTGCTGCCGCTGCTCGTGCCCGGCATGCTGGCGGCGGGGCTGCTCGTGCTCGTGCGCACGATCGGCATGTTCGAACTCACTTTTTTCACCGCCGGACCCGACACGCAAACGCTGGTGGTCGCGCTGTACTACGCCGTCTTTTCGACGGGCGTGCGTGCGCCGCAATCCATCGACGCCATGGCGATGATCTACATGGCGATCACGCTCGCGTGGGTGCTGGTCGCCCTGCAATTCGTCAGCCCGACACAACTCGTGTCGCGCGTGAAGGAACAGCGCTAGGCGGCATTGGCGGCCTCGCCGAAACACTTCGGAAACACCCGGATACACCTGGAGCAATGCAAGATGAGCAACAAGCGAAAGACCCCCGAAGAACTGCGTAGCCATCGCTGGTATGGCGTGAACGACCTGCGTTCGTTCGGCCATCGTTCGCGCACGGCGCAGATGGGCTATAGCCGCGAAGAATATGCGGGCAAGCCGGTGATCGCGATCCTCAACACGTGGAGCGAGATCAACCCGTGCCATACGCATTTCAAGCAGCGTGTGGAAGAGGTCAAGCGCGGCATCTGGCAAGCGGGCGGCTTTCCGATCGAGCTGCCGGTGCAAACGCTCTCCGAGCCGTTCCAGAAGCCCACCACCATGCTGTATCGCAACTTCCTCGCCATGGAGGCGGAGGAAACGCTGCGCTCGTATCCGGCGGACGGCGTCGTGCTGATGGGCGGTTGCGACAAGACCACGCCCGCGCTGCTGCTCGGCGCGATCTCCATGAATCTGCCCACCATCTTCCTGCCCGCCGGCCCGATGCTCAACGGCAACTGGAACGGCGTGACGCTCGGTTCGGGCTCGGACACCTGGAAGTACTGGGCCGACCTGCGCGCGGGCAAGATCACCGAGGAAGACTGGAAGGGCGTGGAAGGCGGCATCGCGCGCTCGCCGGGCCATTGCATGACGATGGGCACGGCCTCGACCATGACGAGCGCCGCCGAAGCGCTGGGCTTCACGCTGCCGGGCTTCGCCTCGATTCCCGCGCCGGATTCGCGCCACGCGCAGATGTCGGCGAAAACGGGCATGCGCATCGTCGAGATGGTGTGGGAAGACCTCAAGCCCTCGGACATCATCACGCGCCAGGCCGTCGACAATGCCGTGACCACGTGTCTCGCGCTCTCGGGTTCGACCAACGCGATCGTGCACATGATCGCCGTGGCGCGCCGCGCGGGCGTGGACCTCACGCTCGCGCAATACGACGAGATCGCGCGCCGCACGCCAGTGCTCGCGAACATCCGCCCGACCGGCAAGTACCTCATGGAGGACTTCTATTACGCGGGCGGTTTGCGCGCGATGCTCAAGGAGCTGGGCGATCTGATCGACGGCACGCAGATGACCGTCAACGGCAAGACGCTGGGCGAGAACATCGCCGACGCGGAAATCTACAGCGAAGAAGTGATCTACCGCCGTGCGAAGCCGCTGATGCCGGACACGGGCCTCGCCGTGCTGCGCGGCAATCTCGCGCCGGACGGCGCCGTGATCAAGCCGGGCGCGGCGGAAGCGCGCCTGCACGTGCATACGGGCAAGGCCGTCGTGTTCAAGGACTACAACGACATGGCCGCGCGCATCGACAGCGACGACCTCGATGTCACCGCCGACTCGGTGATCGTGCTGCAGCACGCGGGTCCGGTTGGCGCGCCCGGCATGCCCGAGTGGGGCCAGTTGCCTATTCCGCAGAAGCTCCTGAAGGAAGGCGTGCGCGACATGCTGCGCATTTCCGACGCGCGCATGAGCGGCACGAGCTATGGCGCGTGTGTTTTGCACGTGGCGCCCGAATCGTTCATCGGCGGTCCGCTCGCGCTCGTGCAGGACGGCGACATGATCGAGCTGAGCGTGCCGGACCGCCGCCTCAACGTGCTGATCTCCGCAGAGGAAATGGCACGCCGCAAGGCCGCGTGGGTCGCGCCGGAGCCACGTTTCACGCGCGGCTATGGCGCGATGTACCAGACGCACGTGATGCAGGCCGACAAGGGTTGCGAATTCGACTTCATGCAGCGTGACGGCGCGGGCGGCGCGGCAGCGAAGCAAGAAGGCGAGCCGGAGATTCACTAAGCGGTCGTAATCATATCGAGGTAGGCAAGGCGGCGAGCGCGCTTCAGGGGTTGCGCGCTCGCCGGTCAGGAGGAAACCGCAGTCCGCAATTAAAACCAGCAGCAATCACAACGACGACATGTAGGAGTACAGATGAAAAGAACGATCCTCGCATCCGCGCTTGGACTCGCAACGCTGGGCGCGCACGCGCAAAGCAGCGTCACGCTTTACGGTATCGTCGATACCGGTATCGGTTATCAAAGCAGTTCGGCTGCGCTCGGCAGCAATTCGGGTGGCCGCTCGGCCGTCAAGATGGTGCAGGGCGTGTGGGCCGGCTCGCGCTTCGGCTTCAAGGGCAGCGAAGACCTCGGCGGCGGCACGCGCGCGATCTTCCAGCTCGAAGAAGGCTATAACTCGGCCAACGGCGCGCAATCGACCTCGGGCCTGATGTTCAGCCGCGCGGCGTTCGTCGGTATCGCCGATAAAACCTACGGCACGGTCACGGCCGGCCGCCAGTACGCGCCGTACTACACGCTGCTCTCGCCGTACAGCCCGACCACGTGGCTGACGGGCGCATACGGCGCGCATCCGGGCGATCTCGATTCGATGGACACGATCTATCGGATCAACAACTCGGTCGTCTACACCTCGCCGAACATCGCGGGCTTCACCGTGAGCGGCATGTACGCGCTCGGCGGCGTGGCGGGCAGCCCC is a window encoding:
- a CDS encoding ABC transporter ATP-binding protein — its product is MKHSFDRLRLDAVCRSFTSAEGTPLAALRGLDLDIRRGEFVALLGPSGCGKSTALNCIAGLQPLTSGSIWLDDLRIDVLPPEKRGFGMVFQNYALFPHMSVLENVGFGLKMQGVARDEAKRRAREALQLVQLVGHESKLPGQLSGGQQQRVAIARAIVIEPPLVLMDEPLSNLDTKLRIEMRAEIRRIHGRLERATIYVTHDQDEALSMADRIVVMKEGVVQQVATPKEVYSRPSNLHVARFMGYRNVLPFALTGEQGEHVAMSASGITLTGVPMGEVARAGANEIAVAMRPEDFERANAGDANAFDVEVELVEYGGRDSLLLANAPFGKLWARVEGEFEAGERATLRVAPSRVLAYAAPASERAS
- a CDS encoding ABC transporter permease is translated as MSAVVSALKAPRDARGWLVTPALGFIVAMFLYPFAYGLMLSFKPMNGGGVFANYLQFFTDRSMWPTVFVTLKLAVPATVINVGLSLPVAFALRRKSPYQKLVTTLLVIPVTLGTVLIADGMLSYFGPNGWFPQALHALHLYTNEEIRLTHNYWGVLISLIVSGFPFAFLLVLSYVTGIDPTLARAAATLGAGPWQQFRQIYLPLLAPGLTMAACLSFVQAYSVFPSAVLLGAPAGPTRVISIAASEAAFESYDYALASTIAIVMGFVQLVVVAAMLGARRFFYSGPVSGGKG
- a CDS encoding ABC transporter permease, translated to MTAQQRNASSGLAHDDASNEGASNAHATNAPRAKPDARLPDLIWKVLVWGGVVFFLLNVLLLIATVGVNSIATRWFGTPLPQGFTLHWYAQAWRDFQLGSVLWVTFEVVGAVVLLSILLGVPAAYALARAQFPGKRLAMLVFLLPLMVPPVTYGIPMATAMYHFGLAGTLPGVILANLVPALPFVILVMTPFIEQIDPNLESAARIFGANTLRYFRYVLLPLLVPGMLAAGLLVLVRTIGMFELTFFTAGPDTQTLVVALYYAVFSTGVRAPQSIDAMAMIYMAITLAWVLVALQFVSPTQLVSRVKEQR
- the araD gene encoding L-arabinonate dehydratase → MSNKRKTPEELRSHRWYGVNDLRSFGHRSRTAQMGYSREEYAGKPVIAILNTWSEINPCHTHFKQRVEEVKRGIWQAGGFPIELPVQTLSEPFQKPTTMLYRNFLAMEAEETLRSYPADGVVLMGGCDKTTPALLLGAISMNLPTIFLPAGPMLNGNWNGVTLGSGSDTWKYWADLRAGKITEEDWKGVEGGIARSPGHCMTMGTASTMTSAAEALGFTLPGFASIPAPDSRHAQMSAKTGMRIVEMVWEDLKPSDIITRQAVDNAVTTCLALSGSTNAIVHMIAVARRAGVDLTLAQYDEIARRTPVLANIRPTGKYLMEDFYYAGGLRAMLKELGDLIDGTQMTVNGKTLGENIADAEIYSEEVIYRRAKPLMPDTGLAVLRGNLAPDGAVIKPGAAEARLHVHTGKAVVFKDYNDMAARIDSDDLDVTADSVIVLQHAGPVGAPGMPEWGQLPIPQKLLKEGVRDMLRISDARMSGTSYGACVLHVAPESFIGGPLALVQDGDMIELSVPDRRLNVLISAEEMARRKAAWVAPEPRFTRGYGAMYQTHVMQADKGCEFDFMQRDGAGGAAAKQEGEPEIH